A segment of the Alkalicoccobacillus plakortidis genome:
AGATGTTCATGAAGATCATATTACCATTATCAGCTCCAATTATTGCCGTAATGGCTTTATTCTATGGGGTTGGTCACTGGAATGGTTATTTTAATGCCTTGATCTATTTGTCAGATCGAAATTTGTATCCGCTTCAAATGGTGTTGAGAGAAATTCTTGTCTTAAATGAAATGTCCTCTAACAACACTGGAATGACTGGAGAAATGGCAGAAGCCTTACACAGTAAACAACAGCTTTCAGCAATTGTTAAATATGGAGTTATGATTGTATCCACATTACCTATTATTATCGTCTATCCGTTTTTACAACGTTTTTTTGTTAAAGGTGTGATGATAGGCTCATTAAAAGGGTAGACCATTATTTATTTCAAATGGAGGTGAGCTAAGCAATTCGCAGAGGTGATTGTTAAGGCTTAGTGGTAGACCAAAAATAGAGAGGGGATAAGGCATGAAAAAATCATTAAAACTTTGTTTAACAGCGGTTGGTTGTCTAGGATTAATAGCGGCATGTAGTTCAGATGAGGCAGGTACTGATGGCAATTCTTCGACGTCAAATCCTGATGTTGAAGTGAATAAAGAGGGGTTTCCAATTGTTGATGAGAAAATAACAATATCGTTAATGGCCCCTGGAACTGGACTGGCTGAGTGGAAGGATATGCCTACCCTACAGGAATATAGCGAAATGACTAATATCGAATTTGATTATACAACTCCTCCTATGAGTGATTTTTCAACAAGATTAAATTTATCATTTGCTAGTGGTGATGTAGCCGACATTATTTATGGAGCGGGAACGGGGAACTTAACTCCAGGTATGGAAGTAGACTATGGCAAACAAGGTATCTTAATCCCGTTAGAGGAATTGATTGCGGAATATGCGCCAAATATCCAAAGTCTTCTAGATGAAAATCCGGATATCGCCAGATCGATAACCACAGTTGATGGACATATTTATTCATTGCCTGTCATTAACCAACATCCTCATTCAGGTTGGTCAGTACCGATGTGGTATAACGGGGCATGGTTGGATGCTCTTGGAGTCGAGGAAGTTCCAAAAACAACAGATGAGCTTTATGAGCTATTAGTAAGATTTAAAAATG
Coding sequences within it:
- a CDS encoding extracellular solute-binding protein — its product is MKKSLKLCLTAVGCLGLIAACSSDEAGTDGNSSTSNPDVEVNKEGFPIVDEKITISLMAPGTGLAEWKDMPTLQEYSEMTNIEFDYTTPPMSDFSTRLNLSFASGDVADIIYGAGTGNLTPGMEVDYGKQGILIPLEELIAEYAPNIQSLLDENPDIARSITTVDGHIYSLPVINQHPHSGWSVPMWYNGAWLDALGVEEVPKTTDELYELLVRFKNDDPNGNGQNDEIPLLDVQMNSTRLAFLGAFGMKAWGVEEVDGEIRYAPQTENYKEYLSYMNKLYDEGLLDPETFSQSDEQKKAKGQENRLGLFPDWFSFFTTGETEEEATNNPMFHPLSSPITDEPLIPINPGITRGTFAITSNNEYPEASIRLG